A single region of the Brachypodium distachyon strain Bd21 chromosome 3, Brachypodium_distachyon_v3.0, whole genome shotgun sequence genome encodes:
- the LOC100835341 gene encoding cyclin-dependent kinase inhibitor 4, with amino-acid sequence MGKYMRKAKASGEVAVMEVTAAPLGVRTRSRALAMQRLPQEVGKEQGDYLELRGRKLEKLAPPPREPAARKCGGGRRAAAAELVAAEWAEAEPDEVSFGENVLELMAMERNARETTPCSLIRDPETISTPGSTTRLSHSNSHRRVQAPVRHIIPSSAEMNEFFAAAEQLQQQSFIERYNFDLANDCPLPGRYKWVKLD; translated from the exons ATGGGCAAGTACATGCGCAAGGCCAAGGCCTCCGGCGAGGTGGCCGTCATGGAAGtcaccgccgcgccgctcgGGGTCCGCACCCGCTCGCGCGCGCTCGCGATGCAGAGGCTGCCTCAGGAGGTGGGGAAGGAGCAGGGGGACTACCTGGAGCTGCGGGGCCGGAAGCTGGAGaagctcgcgccgccgccgagggagCCGGCTGCGAGGaagtgcggcggcgggagaagggcggccgcggccgaaCTTGTCGCCGCAGAGTGGGCGGAAGCCGAGCCCGACGAGGTGTCCTTCGGGGAGAACGTACTCGAGTTGATGGCCATGGAGAG GAATGCCAGGGAGACGACGCCCTGCAGCTTGATCAGGGACCCGGAAACGATAAGCACTCCTGGCTCCACCACAAGACTGAGCCACTCGAATTCCCATCGGAGGGTCCAAGCTCCTGTCCGCCACATTATCCCAAGTTCAGCAGAGATGAATGAGTTTTTCGCTGCTGCAGAGCAACTGCAACAACAATCTTTTATCGAGAG GTACAACTTCGATCTTGCGAACGACTGTCCTCTCCCCGGCCGATACAAATGGGTGAAGCTAGACTGA
- the LOC100835648 gene encoding tyrosine--tRNA ligase, chloroplastic/mitochondrial encodes MASAAMAASSRALLRPHRLLLLPDPRSRRRLSAIAAVSANAAAAASTAVRRSVVDVLRERGLVEATTSEALGSSPSAGGQQQQLKAYCGFDPTAESLHLGNLLGLVALSWFRRCGHTAVALVGGATGRVGDPSGKSAERPELDLAAVAANSDAIKSLIAQILGRAPEPSHYSKSGKNAILDENEHALANSCQGLSENVGGKMGSFVILDNYDWWKDITLLDFLKEVGKFARVGTMVAKESVKKRLNSEDGMSYTEFTYQLLQGYDFLYMFKNMGVNVQIGGSDQWGNITAGTDLIRKILQVEGAHGLTFPLLLKSDGTKFGKTEDGAIWLSSKMLSPYKFYQYFFSVPDVDVIRFMKILTFLSLDEILELEKSMKRPGYVPNTVQRILAEEVTRFVHGQEGLEEALKATQALRPGAQTQLDSQTIEGIADDVPSCSLPYDQVLKSPLVDLAASTGLLASKSAVRRLIKQGGLYLNNIKIDSEDKLVEEGDIVDGKVLLLSAGKKNKMVVRIS; translated from the coding sequence ATGGCTTCCGCCGCTATGGCCGCCTCTTCCAGAGCTCTGCTCCGTccgcaccgcctcctcctcctccccgacccacgcagccgccgccgactctcCGCCATCGCCGCGGTTTCCGCAaacgccgcagccgccgcctccacggccGTCCGGCGCAGCGTGGTGGACGTGCTCCGGGAGCGCGGGCTCGTGGAGGCTACCACGTCCGAGGCGCTCGGTTCCTCCCCCTCAGCcggcgggcagcagcagcagctcaagGCCTACTGCGGCTTCGACCCCACGGCCGAGAGCCTGCACCTCGGCAACCTCCTCGGCCTCGTGGCGCTCTCCTGGTTCCGCCGCTGCGGCCACACCGCCGTcgcgctcgtcggcggcgccaccggACGCGTAGGAGATCCCTCCGGAAAGAGCGCCGAGCGCCCTGAGCTGGACCTCGCCGCGGTAGCCGCCAATTCCGACGCAATTAAGTCCCTCATCGCCCAGATCCTCGGCCGCGCTCCAGAACCTTCTCATTACAGCAAATCCGGTAAAAACGCAATCTTGGACGAAAATGAGCATGCCCTGGCCAATTCGTGCCAGGGTTTATCAGAAAATGTGGGGGGAAAGATGGGTTCCTTTGTGATCCTGGATAACTACGACTGGTGGAAGGATATCACACTACTTGATTTCCTCAAGGAGGTGGGCAAGTTCGCTCGTGTTGGGACGATGGTTGCCAAGGAGAGTGTGAAGAAGCGGCTCAATTCGGAGGATGGCATGAGCTACACTGAGTTCACTTACCAGCTTCTCCAGGGCTATGACTTCTTGTACATGTTCAAGAACATGGGTGTCAATGTGCAGATCGGAGGTAGTGATCAGTGGGGAAACATCACTGCAGGAACTGACTTGATTCGGAAAATTCTCCAGGTCGAGGGGGCACACGGTCTCACATTCCCACTCTTGCTTAAGAGCGATGGGACGAAGTTTGGGAAGACAGAGGATGGGGCAATTTGGCTCTCGTCGAAGATGCTCTCCCCATACAAGTTCTACCAGTACTTCTTCTCAGTGCCAGATGTTGACGTCATTAGGTTTATGAAAATCCTGACGTTCTTGAGCTTGGATGAGATTCTCGAGTTGGAAAAGTCGATGAAGAGGCCTGGCTATGTCCCAAACACGGTCCAAAGAATCCTTGCAGAAGAGGTGACACGATTTGTTCATGGTCAGGAGGGATTGGAGGAGGCCTTGAAGGCAACTCAGGCCTTGCGGCCTGGGGCTCAGACGCAGTTGGACTCGCAAACAATTGAGGGGATAGCAGATGATGTACCATCATGCTCTTTGCCATATGACCAAGTACTGAAGTCTCCCCTGGTTGATCTGGCTGCCTCTACAGGTTTGCTAGCTAGCAAGTCAGCAGTTAGGCGGCTTATTAAGCAAGGTGGTCTATACTTGAATAACATAAAGATCGACAGCGAGGATAAATTGGTTGAGGAAGGTGATATAGTTGATGGGAAGGTACTGCTGCTATCTGCCGGAAAGAAGAACAAGATGGTTGTTCGTATATCTTGA